GCCGATCTTTAATCCTCCGCGCCTGAAAATTTTGTAGGGGAGTACCCGTCCGTTCAACGGCGTGTCCTGTAGCTCGTAATTCGCGTTCAGGAACGGAAACCTGGCATCCTGTTCGATGCGTTCCCGCAAATTGTCGATGCCGCCATCGAAATCGTGATTGCCGATCGTGACGGCATCATACCCCATTTCACTCATGAGTTGCAGTTCAAGTGCTCCTTTATATAGGTTGAAATAGGGCGTACCCTGAAAAATATCGCCGGCATCCAGCAGCAGTACGTACGATTCCTCTGAACGGATCTGCCGCAACAATGCTGACCTGCGCGCGAAACCGCCCAACCCCGGATACTTGGGGTCATTGTCCGGAAACGGATCGATCCGGCTATGGACGTCATTGGTGTGCAGGATGGTTAATTTGATCGAATCGGTCCGTGCAAAAGCGGGCACCGGTATCATGCCGGCAGCGATCAACGCGGCCGTTCCGCTGGCATAGCGCAGAAAACTCCGCCTGGAAACCAGGCCGGATGTGTGTCGGGAAGGGTTATTCTGCATGTTGGATCCTTCCATCGAGTGTGACAACAAGCGTTTGGCGCTGCTGTCCGAGTTTTTCCAGGCGCTGTACGATCGCATCTCGTACCCGAAGCCTCAGTTCTTCTTTTCTCAAAGCGTCCGCAAAGGCAGTATAACGATCGCCGCCGTTCGCCAGATAATCGGACGTTAACACCCGGTAGGTTCGGCTGGTGTCCAGGGGTTCGCCGCCGATCCGGACGGAGTCCGCCAGGTTGCTGCTGATCAACATCCGAAGGCCCGAAACCGGAGCGCCACCGGTGGAAGCAACATGGTTTAACAGTTCCAGCAACTTGCTCCCGCGAAGTGTTATGACGACCAATTCATTGTCAAACGGCATGAGCTCGTACACATCTCCGAGCGTTATCGCACCCATCGGAAGCGAACGTCGCAATCCTCCGTGATTGAATAGAGCAAGGTCGATCGTTTCCCGGGTTAGTGCTGCAGCTTCCTGCATACAGGCATCGGCCACGAAATCGCCGAGCTTACCTTCCGGCTGCTTCTTTTCCAACGGTTGGGCCGATTCGGCCAAGACCCGCGCCATCGACCTGTTCAAACTGTCCCGATACGGAGCGATCCGTCCTTCGATCTTCGGATCCTGCGTTGTGTAGGTGCTGTCACTGAAAACATATTCCTGCAACTGCACGTGCTGCAAGGCAGGACGGGAACAGGCCCAACCGCTCAGCAGGAATAACGAAAACAATAACCTTCCGGAACGCAGCATGACGTGAAGCCGGTGATGGGTGGTGAATGGATGAACTGAAAGGAATCTGACGGACGAAAAACGCGAAGAGTAGGAAGGGCGCGCCCGCTGCGGGATTCCGTCATACAAGTATAGGAAAAAATGTAGTCGTTGTTACCTTCGTCGCTCGCTACAGGATTTTCTTTCCGATGTACCAGCACGAAACCAGCTTCCGCGTCCGATATGGTGAGACCGATCGGATGGGATATGTCTATTACGGCAACTATGCCACTTATTACGAAGTCGGGCGTGTGGAGGCCTTGCGCAGCCTGGGTTTCAGCTATCGTTCGCTCGAAGATAGCGGTGTCCTGCTGCCGGTTTCCGACTTTTCAGTCCGGTACCGAAGGCCTGCTTATTATGATGACCTGTTGGTGCTCACGACCCGGATCGTATCGCTTTCTGGTGTCCGGTTGCGCTTTCTATACGAACTGCGGAATGAGGCAGGCGATCTGCTGAATGAGGCGGAAACTACCTTGGTTTTCGTGAGCAAGGCTACGGGTCGACCCTGTCAGCCCCCGGACGCTTTGCTCCTTGCTTTGAAGAAGTTCCTTCCTTAAGACTCACAAGCGATCCATCAGGTATCGGTACAACTCGAGGTTCCCGAGAATGTCCGCTTTGTGCACCTTTTCCTTCGGGCTGTGGACGTTTTCTTCCGGCGGACCGATGAAACACCAGTCGATGGGGTAGGGTTGCTTCTGTAGTTCCGTTCCATCACTTCCGCCGGCTCCTTCGACTTCCCGCTGATAGGGTAGGCCGCTGGCTTCCGCCATCGACAGGATCCTATCGACAAAGCGTCGACGCGGCAGTCCGGAATCCCGAAGAGAGATTACAGGCCCTTTTCCTGCTGGTACGCCTTCCGTTACCCAGGTGACATCCGAAATCAGGGCCTGCCGGATGCCGTAACGTTCCCAGAGAAAACGGGCGAGATATGGAACACTTCCGCCACCGTGTTCTTCCCAGCACGAAAATACCACGGCTCCATGCTCCAGGGTCTCGCATAGCCGAAGTGCATTCCAAACGCCTAAGCGATTATCCATGTAACAGCATTGTACCGATACTTCGTCTTCGATCCATTTCGGTTTGAACGTCAGGTCAGTACCGCGGTCCAGTTCTCGTGTTGCTGCATAGTGCCAGTGACTTTCATCGTCAACCTGAACCGTACAGGTAATCGCTCCCTCCCAATCGTGTCCGACCAATTCTGTTCCGCTTTCAAAATGTGGGCTTCCAATCCTCACCAATTGCCGGTTATATCGGACGGTGAAACCGATCGAATCAATATGGGCAAAGACGGCTGTTCGTGGCTTTCCAAATACCAGTAACAGGCAATCCTGAAAGTCTTCGCCGGCAAAGACCGCCGGCTGATGCTTCCAACGATGCCCGTGCTCGTGGATATAGGCCAGCAGGAATTCGGTCATCGCGCCTTCATTTCCGGAAGGAGCATGGATGGAGCAGAGTTTTTTCAGGAGTGCAAAGGATTCCTGCATACGGTGTCTTTTTTATTTGGGTATCAAAACGGTCAGAAGGTCGTTTCCGATTTGTTCGGTTGACAGCGTCCTGCCCTGAACCGAAACCGCGGGAACGCCCTCGCCAAGATGAACGGGAGACGTAAAGATCCTGGCTTCGTCCCACAGGTTTTCCGAGATAAGGTTATTCAGGGTTACTGATCCGCCTTCAACCAGTACAGACTGCAAACCGAGATCATACAGGCTGGCAAAGGCATCACGATAAAAATGGGATCCTTCCTCCAGCCTGATCTCCTCCATACCCGCGGTCGGTCCCACTATTTTCTGTGAGAAACGGATCGTTCGAACCGATCCGTCGAACAAATGAAGATCACCCTGAACACGCCCGGTTCGGTCAAAGAGTATCCGGACCGGTGATCGCCCCGGCCATTCCCGTACAGTGAGTTGAGGATTGTCGTTAAGCGCAGTGGCACTGCCCACCGCTATGGCACTTTCTTCCGAACGCCATCGGTGGACCAGACGATGTGCCTCCGACCCGGATACACGACGCCCTACCGGATCATTGGTCTTCGCGCCCAGGAATCCATCCAGTGATGCGGCCCACTTGAGCAGGATCCAGGGCCTGTTTGCTACATGGAATTTGAAAAAGCGTCGGTTCAGCCATCGCCCCGCTTCCGCCTCGATACCGACTTGCACTTCCACACCCGCTGCACGTAAGCATTCAATGCCTGTTCCATTAACAGCCGGAAAGGGGTCGGTATTGGCAACCACGACTTTCGGAATTCCATAACGCAGGATGAGGTCCGTACAGGGAGGCGTTTTACCATGATGCGAACAGGGCTCCAGGTTCACGAATAAGGTCGAGGATTTCAATCGCTGTTCGTGACCTCTGCGAAGGGCATCTTCCACGGCCCGTACTTCAGCATGCGGACCGCCGAAGACTTCGTGGTATCCTTCACCCAGGATCATCCCGTCCTGCACCAGGACGGCGCCAACCAAGGGATTCGGCGCGACCCGTCCGAGCCCCAATCGGGCAAGTTCGAGCGCACGCTCCATGAACCGGATATCCAACATGTGGCGAAGTTAGGCAGAAAGCGGTGGTTCCCGTTCATCGCCGTATTTTCGTCGAATGAATTGGGGCGAATTCGTCCGGCTCTCCAGAGAACGACTTCCTTCCGAGTACGAGGAAGAGGAACGTATCGCCGTGATCGAACGATTGATCGAGGGAAGGTGTAGCATGCGCCGCATCGACCTGGTGATCCGACGAGCGGAAGCGATCGAAGCTGAAACAGAAAAGCGTTTAATGGATGACCTTGCACGCCTGGAGCGTGGAGAACCGGTCCAATATGTACTCGGCAGAGCCCCATTCATGGGCATGAACCTGCAAGTATCACCTGCGGTGTTGATCCCTCGCCAGGAGACCGAAGAAGTGGTCCGCCAGGCAATGGATAAGGCAAGAAGTTGGATGGCGCGCTACCCGGGAACCAGACTCCGGATTCTGGATGTTGGCACCGGAAGTGGTTGCATCGCTATCAGCCTGGCAAAAGCCTTCCCTGATGGTGAGGTAATCGGCATTGATATTTCCGACGCGGCCCTGGAAATTGCTAGGCGCAATTCGTCGGAGCAGGACGCAGCTGTGCATTTTCTGCAAGCTGATGTTTTGCAGGAAACGCAACTGTCCGAGATGCCGTTTCATCTGATCGTGAGCAACCCGCCTTACATCCCGCAAGCGGACGAAGCGACGCTACACAGCCGTGTCCGCGACCACGAACCTCCGCAAGCCTTGTTCAGTCCGACGGAAGATCCGCTACTGTATTATCGCGTCATCGCGGGACGTGCATCCAGGTGGATGGTGCCCGGCGGTTGGTTGATTTTTGAAATACACAGCGGAACGGGATCCGAAACGGAGGACCTACTGAAAACCGCCGGACTGGTGGATACCTCACATCTGCGCGATCTGAACGGAAACGAACGCATTGTTCTCGGCCGGCTACCCGATGATGTGGCGGGTCCGGGTAAATAACGCAACTTTGAGATTGAACCATGAACGAAAAAGCAGCCAAAGCGCGGATCGAAGAACTTTCTGCGCTCATTGATAAGCACAACCGGCTCTATTATCAGGATGCCAAACCGGTGATCAGTGATTTCGAGTTCGACCAGCTTTTGGAGGAACTGATCCGCCTGGAGAAGGAGTTTCCGCAGTTCCGCGCATCCGATTCTCCAAGTCTGCGGGTCGGAGGTGAAGTAACGAAAGAGTTCGTCTCCGTTACCCACAGGTATCCCATGCTCTCGCTCGGAAATACCTACAGCGAGGAGGAAGTGCGTGAGTTCGACGAACGGGTGCGTAAAGTGGTAGGAGAGGACGTCGCATACGTCTGTGAATTGAAGTTTGACGGCGTAGCCGTCGGGATGACTTACCGGGATGGCCGGCTCGTACAGGCAGTCACCCGGGGCGATGGCGTAAAGGGTGATGATGTCACGGCCAACATCCGAACGATCCGAACGATTCCACTCCGCCTGCACGGTGACTTCCCGAAGGAGTTTGAGATCCGGGGTGAGGTGTTCATGCCCCGCTCGTCATTCGATCGCATCAACAAGCAACTGGCTTCGCAATTGCGTGAGGACGGATACGATGAAGGGGAGATTGCGGACCGACTCATGAAAAATCCGAGAAATGCCGCTGCAGGTACGGTGAAAATGCAGGACTCGGCCCAGGTCGCGAAACGCGGGCTCGATTGCTACCTGTACTTCGTACTCGGGGAACGTTTGCCTTTCAAAACGCATGTCGAATCGCTGGAGCAGGCCGGTAAATGGGGCTTCAAAATAAATGAGCACTACAAATTGTGTAGTAATCTGAAACAGGTACTCGACTTTATCCATGCCTGGGATACGCGCCGTGCGAAATTACCGTATGATACCGACGGCGTTGTCATCAAGGTCAACGACCTGGGTTTCCAGCGGGAATTGGGATACACCGCGAAGTCACCGCGTTGGGCGATCGCTTACAAGTTCAAGCCGGAGAATGTTTCCACGGCCCTGTTGTCCATCGATTACCAGGTTGGAAGAACGGGAGCGATCACGCCTGTAGCCAACCTGGCACCGGTTCACCTGGCCGGTACCACCGTGCGTCGTGCCACCCTGCACAACGCCGATCAGATCGCTAAACTCGATCTCCACATCGGGGATCATGTTTTTGTGGAAAAAGGTGGCGAGATCATTCCGAAGATCACCGGTGTCGACCTCAAGAAACGCCCGAAGGACGCGACGGCGGTACGTTACATTCGAAAATGTCCGGAATGTGGCGAAGCATTGATTCGTCGTGAAGGGGAGGCCTTGCATTATTGTCCGAACGAGGACGGTTGCCCGCCGCAGATCAAGGGGAAGATCGAGCATTTCATTTCCCGACGGGCGATGGATATCGACAGCCTCGGCGAAGGCAAAGTGGAACTGCTCTTCGATAAGGGACTGATCAAAGAACCGGCAGACCTGTACCGCCTGGAAGCAGGACAGTTACTGGGCTTGGAGAAAACCCTTTCCACGGAGCCGGGAGAAAAGCCGAGAGTCATTCGCTTGCAGGAAAAATCGGTGCAAAAGATCCTGCAGGGAATCGAAGCCTCCCGTGAAGTGCCCTTCGAGCGGGTATTGTACGCCATCGGGATACGGTATGTCGGGGAGACTGTGGCGAAGAAACTGGCCCAACATTTCAAAACCATGGACGCCCTGGCAGCGGCAGGGGCGGAGGAGTTGATACAGGCTGAAGAGATCGGTGAAAAGATCGCGGAAAGTGTACACGAATATTTCCGCGACAAGAAACACCTCCGGCAGATCGATGCCCTCCGGAAGGCCGGGTTGAAAATGACCCTGGATACACGTGGCAAAGGTCCCCTTAGCGATAAACTGGCCGGTATGGCGTTTGTCGTCTCCGGTGTCTTCGAACACTTCGAACGCGATGCACTCAAGGAAGTGATCGAACGCCACGGAGGAAAGGTCCAATCAGGTGTTTCATCCAAGACGACCTACCTGCTGGCAGGCTCGGAGGCCGGTCCCAGTAAGATCGAAAAGGCGGAACGGCTGAAAGTAAAAGTCATCGACGAAGCCACCTTCGAGCGAATGATTCGATGAGTGCTCGCATCGGATGAAAAGCCCTATCTTCGTCTGGCTAGCAGCAGAACCTTGGCCGTACCCAAAAAGATTCGGACGTATCTCGGACAGCGACGCTTCCTGCAGGATGTGCGGAAGCTGAAACTGGTGCACGAGGTTGTTCCATTCGATGACGCCCAGAAGATCGGGATACTTTACGATGCCACCGACGCGCGTGATTACGAAGTGGTGAAGGCATATGTGAAACAGGTGCGTTCCGTCTACAAAAAGGATATCCAGGCTATGGGTTTTGTCGACAAGAAGCAACTGCCCAACGGACAGTTCGCCCAGTATGGTCTCGATTTTTTCACCCGCAAAGACCTCGACTTCCGCCTGATTCCGAAGGACCCGATCGTCGATAACTTCATTCGGGAACCTTTCGATATCCTGATTAACCTGAATAATGGGAAATCATTCCCGCTACGCTATATTGCCGCTGTTTCGCATGCGAAGTTTCGCATCGGCCGATATGACAAACGCAATATCACCTGCTACGAAATGATGTTGCAGTTGCCCCCGGACACCGGTATAAAAACCGTCATCGAAGAGACGGAGCACTACCTGCGCCAAGTAAAACGCTGAACCATGAACCTGAATAAACTCAAAGGGACCGGTGTCGCCCTGGTGACACCCTTCCATAAGGATGGTAGCATTGATTTCAAGGGGTTCAAAAAACTGCTCGACAGGATCATCGACGGAAAAGTGGAATACCTGGTTCCGCTTGGCACCACGGGTGAATCGGTCACCCTCACGAAGGACGAACGTCGTGCTGTGCTGGATTTCGTGCTGGAGATCAACGACGGCCGTTTGCCGGTCGTGCTGGGATTGGGTGGAAATAATACCAACGAGATCCTCGAATGCATGGAAGAAATGGATTTCGACGGTGTCTCCGCGGTGCTGTCCGTATCCCCGTACTACAACCGGCCTTCCCAGCGGGGGATCTACCAGCATTACAAGATGATCGCCAACGCCTGCCCGGTTCCGCTCATACTCTATAATGTTCCTTCCCGCACGGGCTCGAACATGGATGCCGAGACCACCCTGGAACTGGCGCACGATGTACGCAACATCATCGGAATCAAAGAGGCTTCCGGCAATCTGGAAAAGGTCATGCGCATCCTGCACGGTCGTCCGAAGGACTTCCTGGTGATCAGCGGCGACGATCTGCTCACCCTTCCCATGCTTGCCTGCGGAGCCGATGGCGTCATCTCGGTCATCGCCAACGCATTTCCGAAGGATTGGAGCGAAATGGTCCGGGCCGGCTTGGAAGGTAATTTTGACCGATCTCGAAAACTGCACTATAAACTGCAGGAGATCACCCGTGCCATTTTTGTCGACGGAAATCCGTCCGGAGTCAAAGGGTTGCTCAGTTTTCAGAACGTTTGTGCCGAGCATGTCCGGCTTCCATTGGTATCGGTCGGTAAATCCACGATCAACAAGTTCGAGACCATCCTCCGTGGCTGATTTCCGCTGAACTTTTCGCAGCGAAAGGTGTTTCCTCAAGCGAAATCGATGATGCGGATCCGCCTTTTTCTCCTTTTCCTGCTTTTTGGCCAAGTGGCCTTCGCGCAGGCCCCTTCGGCTACGTTGAACGGCCAGGTCGTTGACAAGCTCAGTAACCAGCCCATACCGTTTGCACCGGTACAGATCTCCGGTACTACGATCGGAACGACCACCGACGAACAGGGTCGGTTTGAATTCCGTGGATTGACACCGGGAATCTACAACATCGAAGTCACGTCGGTCGGCTACGACAAGGCGGCTGTTTTCGAGATCGATGTAAGTTCGACCCGTGTACGGCCTGTCCGCGTCGAACTCGTCGCACGTTCAACCGAGCTGGAAGAAGTGACTGTTCGCCCCGATCCGTTTGTGAAACTGGAAGAAGCCCCGGTTTCCGTCTATAATGTCGGTGAAGTGGATATCAAACGTAATCCTGGAGCCAACCGGGATATCTCCAAAGCGCTGCAATCGTTGCCCGGTGTAGCGGCCACCGCCAGTTTCCGCAACGACCTGATCATTCGCGGCGGTTCCTCGAACGAAAATCGATTTTACCTCGACGGTATCGAGGTCCCCAATATCAACCACTTCGCCACACAGGGTTCCACCGGAGGCCCCGTGGGCATGATCAACGTAGACTTCATCCGGGAAGTTGACTTTTACAGCAGTGCTTTCCCGGCAGCTCGCGGTAACACACTCAGCTCGGTCATGGATTTCAAGTTGAAAGAGGGCAGGGCAGAGCGAATGGGTTATACCCTGACGTTGGGAGCATCCGACCTGGCAGCGACCGTGGATGGGCCCTTGTCCGATAAGGTGAATTTCATCGCATCCTGGAGAAGAAGCTACCTGCAATTTCTCTTCAAAGCGATCGGTTTGCCATTCCTGCCGACCTACGATGATTTCCTCGTCAAGACAAAATGGAAGATCGATGATCGTAACGAGATCACCTTCCTGGGTCTTGGTGCCGATGACCGGGTACGACTCAACCTGGAACAGGACGAAACCGATTTGCAGCAATACCTCCTCAATAACCTTCCGGTCAACACGCAGTGGAATTACACCGTCGGAGCCGTTTACCGCCGGTACCGAACGAACGGATATTCCCTGTTTGCACTTTCAAGAAACCAGTTGCAGAATGACGCGGAGAAATTCCAGGACAACGATGCGTCTTCTGAGAACAACCGCTTGCTCGATTATTCCAGCCGGGAAACGGAGAACAAGTTCAGGTACGAACAAGTGGAAAGGATCGGAAGCCAGAAAATAACCTTCGGCATGAACCTGGAATCGGCCGAATATACGAATCGGACCTTCAACAGGGTGCCGTATGTGGGAGAAGTCCGGTATCAATCCGACATCAGCTTCTACAAAGCTGCCCTCTTCGCGCAGTGGAGTATCTCCGCTCTCCGGGAAGATCTTACGCTATCAGCCGGATTTCGTCTGGATGCCAATACGTTCAACGAACGGATGCAACGTCCCCAGGATCAGTTTTCTCCCCGACTGTCGCTCAGCTATCGGCTTTCCGACCGCTTCCGTTTCAATGCCAACGCCGGACGGTACTTCCAACTTCCGGCCTATACCATTCTTGGCTTCCGCGATAATGCAGGAACCTTGGTCAATAAGGTGGATGCCCGCTACATGCAGTGCGATCACCTGGTCGCCGGTTTCGAATACACGGCACCCTCCTTTGTCCGAATTACCCTCGAAGGATTCTACAAGAACTATTCGCAGTATCCCTTCAACCTACGCGATTCCATTTCCATCGCCAACCAGGGCAGCGATTTCGGTACCGTTGGAACTGTACCTGTTCGTTTCGACAATAGGGGGCGTTCCTATGGGGTCGAATTCATGGTACAACAGAAACTGTTCAAGAAAGTATTCGGCATCCTGGCTTACACACTTTTACGCAGTGAGTTCGAAAGTCTGGACGGTGCATTTCTGCCTTCTTCCTGGGATTTCCGGCATGTCGTCAGCCTGACCGGCGGCAAGTACTTTCCCAAGAACTGGCAGGTGGGTTTTCGTTTCCGATTCAACAGTGGTACACCTTATACGCCTTTTGACGTTGCAGCGTCTGTCGAGAAATCCAACTTCGACATCACCGGACAAGGTATCCCGGACCGTACCGCCATCAACGCCTTGCGCACCGATGCGTTTCATCAGCTCGACCTGCGGATCGATAAGAAGTATTACTATAAAAAATGGAGCTTGAACTTTTTCCTGGATGTGCAGAATGTCTATAATCAGGTAACGGAATTTGCACCTTACGTCAGTGTACAACGGAATGCCAACGGGCAGCCGATCGTAGATCCCAATAATACCGACGCCTATTTGCCCTTGCTGATCCCCAATGAAGCGGGGAGCCTTATTCCAAGTATCGGAATCGTGGCTGAATTCTGATCTTTCTGCCCTTCGCCCTCCATATTCCCGCGTTGGCAAAATAAGGTCCGTCCTTTCCTTGCCGGATTACCGCATTCGGTTACATTTGGTAACTAAATTCAAATGCGATGGGAAGATTCCGATTCCTTCATTTAATGGTTTTCCTGACCCTGCTGGCAGGTTCCGGGCCGTTGTATGGACAACACCTCATCCGGTTTTACATGAAAGCCAAAGTCGGCTACCGGGATGACAAGGGTGCTATCGTGGTGCCGGCCACCTACGATGCCGGTTCCGAATTCATCGAAGGAAGGGCCCTGGTGGTCCGCGATAGTCTTCGTGGCTTTCTCGATGTCTTCGGCACGGAGGTTATTCCGCTGCAGTTTTCGGATGCCGGTGTCTTCAACAAAGGGATTGCACGCGTAGCCAGGGATGGTAAGTACGGTTGGATCAGACCGGATGGTTCGTATTCGATCCCCGCGCAGTTCGACCTGGCGGATGAGTTTTGCGACGGACTCGCACGGGTGATGATCGGTGGGAAATTCGGTTACATCAATCGGGATGGACAGACGATCATCGCGTTGCAATATCAGAATGCCCGGAATTTTTCTTCCGGACTTGCACCGGTTTACGACGGAAAGAAGTGGGGATTCATCGATGCTGCCGGTAAATGGATTTTGCCTGCCTCCTTCGACGACGCGCAATCATTCCACAACGGAGAGTCACTCGTTCGAAAAGGGGAGAAGATGTATTTCATCGATACAAAAGGTAAGCGGACACGCGAATTGGAAGTGCCCGAAGAGGAATTCACCAAACGTAAACGCTAATCTTTTGAACCCATGAGAAAGCAATTACTCATTGCCGGATGGATGGTCATCCTCCTGACCGGTATTTCAATATCCACCTCGAACGCGCAAGCCGGTCAATGGGCCTGGATGGGTGGTGATACACTTGGAAACTACGCCGGAAGTTTCGGAGTCCAGGGAGTCCCGTCTCCGACTAATTGGCCGCAAGGCATCTACGAAGGTTCCGAATGGACCGACCGGAACGGAAAGTTCTGGCAGTACGGCGGTGGAACCAGCTTCGGATGGAACGATAACCTCTGGATGTTCGACCCGGCAACAGGCTTGTGGACCTGGATGAGCGGTAACGGTGCCGCTGGTTCCGGTAACCCCGTATATGGCACTCAGGGCGTTGCTGCACCCGGTAACACGCCCGGAGGACGAGGCCGTACCTCTGCCACCTGGGTGGACCTATCCGGTAATCTTTGGCTGTATGGTGGAGTGGGCAATGCCGGCAACATGGGGGATCTGTGGAAATACGACATCAACACCAACCTCTGGGCCTGGATGAAAGGATCCCAGACAGGCATGGCTCCCGCCAACTGGGGCACATTGGGTGTACCGTCTCCGACAAACGATCCCGGTCAACGCATCGAAACGAATGCGGCATGGGTCGATAACGCTGGTAATCTGTGGCTCTTCGGTGGTGATGGTTACAACGATACCTGGAAGTACGATGTCAATACCAATGAATGGACCTGGATGGCTGGACCCAATCTCCAATACCAGAATGGTAACTGGGGAACAAAAGGCGTTGCCGCTTCCACCAACGTGCCTTCCAACCGGATGGTACATGCACATTGGAAAGACAATAACGATAACTTCTGGATGTTTGGCGCCTACTCGACCCAGGGGATTTTTGATGATGTCTGGAAGTACGATCCTTCCATTAACCAATGGACCTGGATGGCCGGTAGCAACGTGCCGGGTGCCGGACAAATCTACGGTACTGCCTGCGTAGAAGATTCCGCTAACACGCCGGGTGCACGATTTGAGAATCGGTCCTGCTGGCGCGACTCCTGCGGGAATCTTTTCGTCTATGGTGGCGGCAACGACCTCGGTCCTTCAGAGGGTTACGGCGACTTTTGGTTCTTCAATGTCTCCACGCTCAAATGGACCTACATCAGCGGTAACCAGACACCGAACTCGGATCCCGTATATGGCACGCTCGGGGTTTTCAATCCGACCAACTATCCTGGTAATCGCTACGGGCCGCTTCCTTATGCCGATCAACAAGGTTACTTCTGGTTGTTGGGAGGCTATGTGAATTACACGGGCTTCCACGCTGATATCTGGAAGTACCAACCCGATCCTTCTTGTCCCGCTGCTGCCTGCCTGGCCAATTTCCCCAGAGCCGATTTCATCGCCAGTGATACGTCCATTTGCATCGGAGAATGCGTGACCTTCACCAACAATTCGGTGAACGCGACGATTTATCAGTGGACATTCCAGGGTGGCATACCTTCCGTTTCCATTAGCGCGAATCCTGCACCGGTATGTTATTACAACCCGGGCAGCTATGCCGTCACGCTTAGTGCCGGCAACAGCAACGGGGTGAGTACCCGGAATGTGGTCGGGTACATCAATGTCTATGCACCCATTCGTCCTACGGTAACTTACATTAACGACACCTTGTATTGCAGTCATGCCTTGAGTTACCAATGGTACCTCAACGGAGCGGCGATTCCCGGCGCGACCGACAGCGCATTCGTCATGACTCAAAGCGGGGTCTATTACGTTCAAGTCACCGATATCCACGGCTGCAATGCCTATTCGATCCAGTACGACATCGTATTGGGTGTTCAGTCGATCG
This genomic stretch from Bacteroidota bacterium harbors:
- a CDS encoding metallophosphoesterase, producing the protein MQNNPSRHTSGLVSRRSFLRYASGTAALIAAGMIPVPAFARTDSIKLTILHTNDVHSRIDPFPDNDPKYPGLGGFARRSALLRQIRSEESYVLLLDAGDIFQGTPYFNLYKGALELQLMSEMGYDAVTIGNHDFDGGIDNLRERIEQDARFPFLNANYELQDTPLNGRVLPYKIFRRGGLKIGVLGIGIELQGLVDARMYGNARYLDPVSIAEQTARRLKHDEKCDLVIALSHLGYRYKEKKVSDIILAEETSSIDLIIGGHTHTFLDEPVQLSNKAGKTVHVAQVGWAGIRLGRIDYFFDRDRKKSSLLGGQVKLSDYTIGA
- a CDS encoding 5'-nucleotidase C-terminal domain-containing protein, which encodes MLRSGRLLFSLFLLSGWACSRPALQHVQLQEYVFSDSTYTTQDPKIEGRIAPYRDSLNRSMARVLAESAQPLEKKQPEGKLGDFVADACMQEAAALTRETIDLALFNHGGLRRSLPMGAITLGDVYELMPFDNELVVITLRGSKLLELLNHVASTGGAPVSGLRMLISSNLADSVRIGGEPLDTSRTYRVLTSDYLANGGDRYTAFADALRKEELRLRVRDAIVQRLEKLGQQRQTLVVTLDGRIQHAE
- a CDS encoding acyl-CoA thioesterase, whose translation is MYQHETSFRVRYGETDRMGYVYYGNYATYYEVGRVEALRSLGFSYRSLEDSGVLLPVSDFSVRYRRPAYYDDLLVLTTRIVSLSGVRLRFLYELRNEAGDLLNEAETTLVFVSKATGRPCQPPDALLLALKKFLP
- a CDS encoding M20/M25/M40 family metallo-hydrolase; amino-acid sequence: MQESFALLKKLCSIHAPSGNEGAMTEFLLAYIHEHGHRWKHQPAVFAGEDFQDCLLLVFGKPRTAVFAHIDSIGFTVRYNRQLVRIGSPHFESGTELVGHDWEGAITCTVQVDDESHWHYAATRELDRGTDLTFKPKWIEDEVSVQCCYMDNRLGVWNALRLCETLEHGAVVFSCWEEHGGGSVPYLARFLWERYGIRQALISDVTWVTEGVPAGKGPVISLRDSGLPRRRFVDRILSMAEASGLPYQREVEGAGGSDGTELQKQPYPIDWCFIGPPEENVHSPKEKVHKADILGNLELYRYLMDRL
- the ribD gene encoding bifunctional diaminohydroxyphosphoribosylaminopyrimidine deaminase/5-amino-6-(5-phosphoribosylamino)uracil reductase RibD; amino-acid sequence: MDIRFMERALELARLGLGRVAPNPLVGAVLVQDGMILGEGYHEVFGGPHAEVRAVEDALRRGHEQRLKSSTLFVNLEPCSHHGKTPPCTDLILRYGIPKVVVANTDPFPAVNGTGIECLRAAGVEVQVGIEAEAGRWLNRRFFKFHVANRPWILLKWAASLDGFLGAKTNDPVGRRVSGSEAHRLVHRWRSEESAIAVGSATALNDNPQLTVREWPGRSPVRILFDRTGRVQGDLHLFDGSVRTIRFSQKIVGPTAGMEEIRLEEGSHFYRDAFASLYDLGLQSVLVEGGSVTLNNLISENLWDEARIFTSPVHLGEGVPAVSVQGRTLSTEQIGNDLLTVLIPK
- the prmC gene encoding peptide chain release factor N(5)-glutamine methyltransferase gives rise to the protein MNWGEFVRLSRERLPSEYEEEERIAVIERLIEGRCSMRRIDLVIRRAEAIEAETEKRLMDDLARLERGEPVQYVLGRAPFMGMNLQVSPAVLIPRQETEEVVRQAMDKARSWMARYPGTRLRILDVGTGSGCIAISLAKAFPDGEVIGIDISDAALEIARRNSSEQDAAVHFLQADVLQETQLSEMPFHLIVSNPPYIPQADEATLHSRVRDHEPPQALFSPTEDPLLYYRVIAGRASRWMVPGGWLIFEIHSGTGSETEDLLKTAGLVDTSHLRDLNGNERIVLGRLPDDVAGPGK